The stretch of DNA TGTTAAATGCTTTGGTGGTCATGTAAGGTTTTAGTTGTGTGTGTAGGTACTCAGGGTTGATGATGTGTGCGTGCTGCGGGTCGGTGATTAGCCACGTGGACTTTTTAATAGCTGTCGCCGCATACAGCATGTCTTTGGATTTCATTACTTCGATGACGTAGTCTACATTTCTGGCTTTACACGCGATTTCTATTTTCAGAAGGTTGTCTATGTCGCTGTCTGTGTCACCAATCGGCGTTAGTTCATAATGTTTGCTAGCGACTGCGTCCGCGACGAGTTTGTTGAAGTGTCGGCGCTTCTTGCCGAGTGTTTCTCCTTCTAACGTTAGTGGCATGGTGATACctgtaaatgaaaaaatacatttaagtaCGGTACTATCTTCAAAcaatatataatgtataataattacaatattgtcAAAATGTACAATCTGGACCTTGTTTTGAATTGTCGTGAGACAAACCACAAATATAAATCAGTTACTATGAAATATCAGTCCCAGTTCTTGTATTCTTCCAAGAacatatcaataaaaacaaaatataggaGCATTAAGAACATTattcttgtatttatttctttatttttatttaaaaaaaggctttgccctacactaggcttttctcctgtaCCTAacgtggggaaaatcatccaatgacttctcccgccttgggtgaggcgggagggagtgtcagactcttactgactaaaaaaccccgttccttctcctgctttgagccggacaACCTTTtaagctccggatcaggcatcagcccaactgggccccatctgtggtggtctggctctttgaggcgcgcgcggaacgcgacgcgccgtacgcagaGCTacactcgccgtccgcagacccgcattggccggagatcgtcacgcgatccccgacgcccggagtgtcttctgcggcggctgtgaggaggatcgttccctcatccttagctagcatgatcgcagaaggaggagacggcgtcccattccccctcgctccgcaccatggcctgaaccaaagccggacgcgagaggtcaccgtcgctgatcacatccctgaggacacggcggtgctcagcccatgcagggcacaccgctactgtatgctccaccgtgtcctccgggtgatccacgcaatgccgacacccgggcgtttcctcccgccgaatccgaaacaggtacctaccgaaacttccgtgtccggtaagcacctgcgtcaggacctaacgtgggtgcgtttacaaacatacaagttcatataaatgacacccagacccgagacaacaatttgtggatcacacaaagagttgctccgtacagGAATCGCcatgttacgcggcagccggttgccctgccacctcgccaaccgtgcagttgtTGTATTCATGGCTGACAAGGTGAGTGACACTCacaggtaatattttaatataatttttatatgagatataaatctttttaaaaattgGATTGGAAAAAAGGCGCATTCACGCGCGAATTCTGAAGAATGTGCGCATGCACCttttttaaaatctcagaagtaatATGTGCGTTCAGTTTTGgaagacgcttcgatgcgcttcgactctgcgctagtataaactgaccctaaGGAGATCAAGTTCTATCTTTCTTTACTGAAATTCCTATTTTTAGTACCTACAAGGCTGTCGTAACTCAAAATCCATTTATTTGCTTAAAATGTGCGAAGAAAAACGTGATTCTGAATATCTACTATATTCAGAATCACGTTTTTCTTCGCACTAGGTGGTATTTAAATATAGGTAACTTACTACCTAAgctttgaaacaaaaataaaacaattgggtatgtaattgtttgaaaaaagtttaataaaataaaaatatttatattaaaacaatgattataaatataaaacttagttATTAACTCCAGTTGTAAAGcttcatttatttgcttattATGGTTACAAAAAGTAATCTATTTTATAGTACTGCACTTAACACTTAGGTATTTGCCTTCTAtcatatctaattataataaaattaacttatcctattatgaatattgtttctttaattataatgCACTTAAAACGaacactgtttattttatttcttacaaatCTGGTTATTGCCATGCTAATAACGATTTTGATGATGGCAAGTCAGAATAATGCAACTTTGCAATTTTAGATGGATTTGATTTAAGTTTTTCACGTAATTCTAACGCCTCAGATTTAAGCGAGGAGCTGCAATGTTGAGGCAAGCATAGGGACACGAGTAAGTAGCTGGCAACGAAGTTTTCATCGACCAACATATACTTAAGAGTGTCCACAATATACGAATCACTTGTAAATGTCAACatcttaaacatattttttaaagcaCTCCCGAACAGATTGTATATTGTAGGACCGTATTTCTCGCAatctttttctaaaaataatactatcttTGGACCTAGAAATGGTGATAATTTTTTATGATTGTTTCGCCAATTTTTTTCCGGTTCCTCGCCCATATAAACATAGTCTGTACTTTCCACGAAATCGGAAATTGTAAAATTTGACAATTTGAATGCATTTAATACAGTTTCGTGTTCTCCGATTAATTGTATGTATTCAGTCACGAATTTCCAGCTCGTGattaaaacatagttttttaCTTCAGGCAAACCTTTCTGCAGAGTTTTTAAGATTTCTGCAAACAGTTTTGTAGGCACAGGTATCttattcaaactaaaatatactataaaatacCAGCCCAAATATTCCAATAGCCTTTCAAACTGACTCTTTACATACAAAGACCCTGAATTATTATCATCCCAACGTTGAAAAGCTTCTTCCATTGCTGGACGCAAAACTCTATTAAATCTTAGAAGTTGATTTTCTTGACTGTTACCACATAACACGTAACATGCAAATGAGTTTATATACTGACTGTCATACGAACAGAGTTTAGTTCCTGCTGGCGATAGTAGTTTATCTGCGACAAAATCTTCATCGAGTCTATCCATTACCCTTGTCGTGCATTGTAATAGTTGGTTTAAATACGACTCCTTATCGGGTGAGTGAGGTGAGGAAGACAAAATACTGTAACCTTTCATGAAAAATTCTCCCTGTAGACTGCTCGGTATAGTATCGACGTcaattaactttttataaatgCCTACACCTTTTTCAAAAGTTTTATcgtctaaaaataaacttaacaatttCCAAAGACATTTTTCTTTGAACTGATTCTTAATCTTACAAATTTTATCATATGTGCATAGGAAAATAATGGATCTAATAGAAGGATTCTTTGTAGTGTTCCAGATATTCGAAACTATAGTTATCAAATCATTAATCTCAAATTTTAAAAATGCCTGACGTATCCCAAATTTTTGTAACGATACTGGAGCATCCAATAACTTTGGTAAATATTCACGACTCTCAATTTCGCTAAGATTTAACAGAATAGTGTTTAACGACGGTACTGCGTATTGTAAGTAATCACCTTTGGCATACGATAACACTGTATCCAAAGGAACGGGTGGTCTGGCCACGTGCAGatgttttgcaatatttttctgTAAGCTTATTTCGGCTTGATTGCTCTCACtccaatttattttgaaactggTAGGAGCATGTTTCTTTCCCAGTTCTATGACTTGGTTTACAGGAGACAATCGAAAGACACCTTTAATAACAGCTCCTTGTCCAGTAGGTTCATTAAAACTTTGCATGTAAGCCTCTGTCCAGTGTCGGGCGAGTGAGTCCGGCCAGTAGACGCGCAGCTTCGCGAGCACACGCCGCAGTGAGACCGCGTCGTCAGTCCGCAACGTGTGTATTTGTTTGTCGTGACGCGTCAGCAGCTGTGGCTTGTGCTTCAGAGCGTTCAGGCACGTTTCCTCGCACAGAGAGAGTGACAGCGACTCCTCAAACATGAACTTACGCCACAATTTGTTCACATTGTATAAGCATGACATGTCTGTGGTCCATTTATTCTCTTCTTTCATCTTCATTAGTTCTTGAATTTTTTCTAGAATAAATGGGTAATCGTTGAATGTTTTATTCCAATCTTTCAACAACATCAACACGTTCTTCAGTTCATTCAAAGTTACTTCTAATATTGactcattttcaatattttcagttttaatttttgacCATGCGGAATTCAGCAGATAcgtaaacaatttgtttttttgttcaTCGTTTAACCTGTTTCTTATGTTTCGGAAAGTGTTAAATGATTGTTTTTGTTCCACTATTTCTGGTACTGGTTTATCATGTAATACATTGTACAGGATTATAGCTTCAAGACATTGCCGTACGTCGTTATTTGATTCGATGTACACTTCCATACTATGAAACAATTGATTCAAATAGTTCCAGGTTTCAACATCGAACTCATGAGCGGATACACTCGACAACAGAGCGTTAACGAACTGAATCTTATATTTGTAGGGTTCGTTGATGTGTTGTTCATAACAATACTTAAGTAATGACTTAATATGCTCAGGGCTTTTTCTTGCACAGCTAATTAAAACTATGAGGATGGAAAACCGTTTCGCCGGTACATTTTGCTTccgaattagattttttaattcaGAAAATGCTACGTCGAATGGAAGGAATTCATACCACTGATAAGTATTTATCCCCTCTAAAAAACTTTGTTTATCTTTTGCGAATaagattttaaaatcatttttatcgATCAAGGTTTTCTTAACGAATTTAAATCTTTCTTCTTGTTCCATATTGTTGAGGAAGTATCGCCATGTGTCCATGTTGTTAAAGGTATATTGCGTTGCTTTGCagagaaatgttttaatttcacttttcggtaaatatttcacaaaaacagACAAGTCAAGGGATCCATGGTACATATCAAAGTTGTCTAAGACTTTTTGTGGGAATTTTTTcattatgatttttgttttcttttttcctaAACTAGGTATGTGATTATGTTTCTGGTCTTCAATCATGTTCATTACCTCTTCAGTGTGTGATTTCAATAGGAATAAAACTTCTTCTTTTGTAGTACCCCAACGAGATTCAGCACGTGTATAGTATAAAAGAAAACGTGCAGATCTCTTGCACAAACGTCTGAACTGCCCTACTGGAACACGGCGTTCGTTTTTGATGACATTTTCAATGAAAGGTATGGAACAGTTCTGCAGCCATTTACAGCCGCTTTCTGTATCTTTGAAGTGTTCATAAAAGGCTTCGACTCGACTTTCATCTTTCAGATTGAGTCTGACGTGAAGCATGAGTTTGTTAAATGCTTTGGTGGTCATGTAAGGTTTTAGTTGTGTGTGTAGGTACTCAGGGTTGATGATGTGTGCGTACTGCGGGTCGGTGATTAGCCACGTGGACTTTTTAATAGCTGTCGCCGCATACAGCATGTCTTTGGATTTCATTACTTCGATGACGTAGTCTACATTTCTGGCTTTACACGCGATTTCTATTTTCAGAAGGTTGTCTATGTCGCTGTCTGTGTCACCAATCGGCGTTAGTTCATAATGTTTGCTAGCGACTGCGTCCGCGACAAGTTTGTTGAAGTGCCAACGCTTTTGGCCGACTGTATCTCCTGCTAGCATTAACGGCGGCATGATGGAcaactgtaattaaaaaaatatatatcttcaaacaattggtaaataaatagatgTATAAACTTGTAATCCAGTCCTAGCTTCGACTTATCTGAAAAGCCATCTCTGCTTATTGGGTAagctaaatatatattttatacgtaaaaaagCATCGGCAAATAGCCAGCCAGCcagattttgttctgaaaacaatttgGACTGagctaagtaaccattaaatgactctgagtacagcgcgAGCGGTTAGTATCTATGACAATGTCTGGGTCATTAATTGTCACGTTGTCTATGTCATAGCTTGACGTCAGCAATCAGCATCATACGAAAATATTGGGAAAGATATGCATTTGAAACTACAAACCTCTTTGGGAAAAAAggttatagaatattttaaaaaaaatcgttaaatgtctctaaATGCAGTAGTAACTCTTCTCGCCGAGTGTGTCTCCTTCTAGCTTAAATAGAGGCATTGCAGTGTACCTACTGCAAACGTAAAATTATATAATGTCAAGGATATGTGACTGCTGTGCGTACCGTTAGATTAAACAGATCGATTATTCTATACCACACCACTAGAGCCATTACCAGAGGGCTTAAAATCCTTTAATAAGAAACCAATTTCCTATCGTTCTTTCAGGTACATTTTTCTTTATCATCAACATGCCTTGGCAACATAGGTTTGTAATAATTTACACACTTTTGCTGCTTTTGCTTAAGGTCAATTTATACAAGCGCACGATCGAAGCGCATCTTAACGGAAATTTATCCAAACCGTGGTCTTTGGAGCACATTGCATTGCATGCGAGGAAATTCCCTCGTATCTTTTTCTTTTCGAGGTATGTAACTGTTATGTATTCACTGTGACTTAATTTTAGCTTAGATGCTCTTAGATTTGGCAGCCGCATAAACTGGCccttagtataaataaaattccttGAAcgattaatagttttattgattGCAAAAACAATTATAGCTTAAGTTAATGACACAATGGTAGATTGATaaattatgtacataggtaGGTTCATAATTAAGCATAGTATACAGTCAACATCTAAGAAATCAttatatttatcttaattattcatatacaaaatactttaatattacatCAGACGAAAACATCATTCTTAATCTATCGGATATATCCAAAAATCGTTATGAAAATGTACTTGTACCACTGGCGATggattaattttaagtttttgaaGTATTTctgtttgtaaatgttttgtctCATCCTGTGGATCTTTTGGCATAATCTTGGAGACAACTAGATATGCAGGAACAAAGTCATCGTCATTTAACATATGTCTCAAAATTTCTAGTTTCATTTTGTCATCATGTATGCGTAGCATTGAAAGAGCTTTTTCAAAAGCGGTTGCGAAACGGTGATGTACTACTGGACTGTATTCATCAGAGTCTTCCTTCAAATGTCGTGTTACAGCTACACCGAATGAAGGAAATAGTCTCATATCATTGTATTGGCAATCATTGTCTGTTTCATgacatattaattcattcaataaTGTAACGTATGTTGTTACAATCTTCCAGCTAGTAAATATGTCATAGTTTTCAGATACAGACAAATCATTTTCGATTTTACTAAGTATTTCCGCAAAAACTTTTGCAGGAATAGGGAATgataacttttttctttcaaaGTAATCAATGAAGTCATTAACcataaatgataaaaattgGTCAAAACCTGTTTGGTAGCTGTCGTCTGATTCGATACTGTCCCAATTCTGAAAAAAATCGTCTATTACAGGTATAATCTTTTTAAATCTCTGAACTTGATTTTCCTCATTTCGACCACATAATATGAAACACGCAAGTGATTTAACATACTGGTGTTCATATAACGCATCATATTTTGATACTGCAGGAGACAATAATTTATTGACTACGAAGTCCTCGTCCAGAAACTCCATTATTATATGTGCATTTGACAGTAAATTATTCACATACTTTTTACAGTCGGCGCTTTCGGGTAATGAAGTTAAGTACTCGTAACTCTTCATATAATAATCTCCTCGAATACTTACAGGGACACCTGCAACTTCACTTAACTTTTTATGAATTGCGGCACTTTCCTCTGAGCTTAAGTTATCTATAAACATGCTTAATAACTGCCATAAATCTTTTTCAGTAGATTCATGTTTGACTATACATATTTGATTGTAGGTGTGTTCAAAAACAACGCCTCTGATTGATGAATTATTTGAGGAGTTCCAAACgttagaaaaaatactttttagctCATTGGGTTTGAATTTGCGAAATGCTAGATGAAGACCAAATTTTTGTAAGGATACTGGAGCATTTAATAATTTAGGTAAATACTCCTCACTCTCTACTACATCCAAATTGGGTATCATTGCGTTAAGCGACGGTACTGAATACTGCAAATAATCACCTTTAGCATACCACAATACTGTATCCAATGGTACAAGTGGCCTGGCTATGTATAGATgctttgcaatattttttcgCATGATAATATCGGTCTGGTCGGTGTCGCCCCAGTTTATACTGAAATCGttaggaatatatttttttgaaagttCTACAACTTGTTTTGCAGTAAGAAGTACAAAGAGACCTTTAATAACAGCTTTTTGTCCAGTAAGTTCATTTAGACTTTGCATGTAAGCTTCTGTCCAGTGTCGGGCGAGTGAGTCCGGCCAGTAGACGCGCAGCTTCGCGAGCACACGCCGCAGTGAGACCGCGTCGTCAGTCCGCAACGTGTGTATTTGTTTGTCGTGACGCGTCAGCAGCTGTGGCTTGTGCTTCAGAGCGTTCAGGCACGTTTCCTCGGACAGAGAGAGCGACAGCGACTCCTCAAACATGTACTTACGCCACGACTTTTTCGTATTGTATAAACATGATAAATCTGTAGTCCATTTCAtttccttttttcttttaattagtTCTTGGATTTTTTCATGCACAATAGGATAATCAGAGagtattttattcttatcttttaATAACATAAGTATATTTTGTAACTTGTTAACAGTTTCTTCGATATCAGATTgattttcaaatgttttgtgatttattttttttattaaggatTCAAACACATAAGTAAATAACTTCTTTTTTTGTTCTTCATTTAAAGTCTTAACATTAATGTTAAAAGAATTAAAAGTGCACTTTTTCTCGACGACTTCTGGCACAGCTTCATCGTTTAAAACTTTACGCACAATAATAGATTCCAGACACAGTTGTACATCGTTCTCCGTGTCAGTGTATACATCCATACTGTGAAATATTTGATCCAAAATGTTCCAAGTTGCCTCATCCAACTCGTGAGTAGAAACGTttgaaagtaaattatttatgaatttgattttgaatttaaaaggAACATTTATGTGTTTTTCAAACACATATGTGAGCAAAGTTTTAATATGTTCTGCATTAGGTTTTGCACTATTAACCAAAACTGAGAGCATGGCACATCGTTCTGATGGCGAGTTCTGCTTTCGTATAAGGTTTTTGATTTTGGTAAATGCCATATCGAATGGAAAGAACTCATACCACTGGTAAGAATGAATCATAGATTCGAACCAGTTCATGTCAGCTTTCTCAAATATCATGTCAGTTCTGTCAATAAAAGATTTTCTTATGAAGTCTACCCTTTCTTCTTCATCCATTTTTCTTAtgaaatcttttaatttatcGACATCCCACCAGTATCCCAATTCATTTGCATGTTTGTGGaggaatgtttttatttcatttttgttaatatgttttataagcATAGTGGTGTCGATAGATGagccgtatttttttatattatcgaATATTCTATGTGGACatgtttttaatagaaattctGTTCTCTTTTTACCGAATTCTGGCATACCGAATTCTGATACTGTTTTGTCTTCTAATATGTTTAATACGTCATCAGTATGGgactttaacataaaaaaaactaactctCCTCGATCGTGGGGGTATACCTCAACACGTGTAGTATATGCAATGAAATTACTAGATCTCTCACATAAGCGTTTGAAGAGCAACTTTGGGACGCAGCGTTCgttcttaataacattttcaatgAAAGGTATGGAACAGTTCTGCAGCCATTTACAGCCGCTATCTGTATCTTTGAAGTGTTCATAAAAGGCTTCGACTCGACTTTCATCTTTCAGATTGAGTCTGACGTGAAGCATGAGTTTGTTAAATGCTTTGGTGGTCATGTAAGGTTTTAGTTGTGTGTGTAGGTACTCAGGGTTGATGATGTGTGCGTGCTGCGGGTCGGTGATTAGCCACGTGGACTTTTTAATAGCTGTCGCCGCATACAGCATGTCTTTGGATTTCATTACTTCGATGACGTAGTCTACATTTCTGGCTTTACACGCGATTTCTATTTTCAGAAGGTTGTCTATGTCGCTGTCTGTGTCACCAATCGGCGTTAGTTCATAATGTTTGCTAGCGACTGCGTCCGCGACTAGTTTGTTGAAGTGCCGGCGCTTCTCGCCGAGTGAGTCCCCTTCTAGCGTCAATGGCGGCATGATGGGCAGCTGCAAacgtaatattttctattacagATTTTCACTTTGATTTGTCCTAAAATCAATAAACGAGTGTATGTTACCTATTGGCTATTTTGATATAGCACCGTATTACGTTCGCTTTTTTGCTTATTTTCGATTAGGTGGTTGGTCAATGAGTTGTGAGTCtatttacttgaaataaaataggtaccttAAATCATAAGGTATCTTAAGAAAATTGTTTGAAGTAGGTgcttatacattttttttcagtgtttttttttgagtttaATTGCGATCAATCGCTAGCTGTAAGTAACATTATGTTGTTCGTACACACACGTGGCATCCGATTCTTACTATTTAGCTatcttgtttatttacattctaaAGCTAATTAAAATTCTTATGTTACTGATACCGATTgagtgacagacagacaaggTACAGCTGATGAAAAATGGGAAAAGAGGAAAAGGTTTTCTGCGCGTAAAAAGCAGAGGGCTGTTATgtgtttaatttcatttcattgaaaaaatattatcaataaaaatagattaacaattaaagattttaattttatattattttaaaatgctaaTCCCACGCGGTTTTGTTTGCTGTTCTGCTCATATTGATCGCAGTGTGATGTCTAATAGACTTCCTTAATAAATggattatccaacacaaaaataaatatcatactGGAACCAGTAGTTAAAATCCATTAAGAGTAAGCAAGTTgttaatacaataacaaaaagaaaccaTGTATATGAGTGTGGATACACAGAGTCAAACTGGTCTACTCGTGAAGTAGTTAACAACTATTGTCTCTGtgtaaaattttagttttgaacATTCATTGCATTATATGCGTCATATTCAGTTTCAATAaggtacataagtaaataaGCTTCAAGGtaaattacatacctacatgttGAGTTCACTTTAAGGCTCAAGGATAATGGCTTATTTGCTATATTTTCCtcaagtgtttgttacactttatcattaaaatttaatcttaTCAGATCCACTTGTGTGAATATCTTTATCAGTTGTGGTAAATgccacaattataataattatttatctacacTGCAACTCATTAAACTAGGTCCTACACAATCCTTTTTCTTGAAATAAAGGACGAGTCTAAtctttcatataaaaatgaatctaaGCGCAAATCTTAAGAACAGTTGAACCAATTTctctaattctttttttttttaatattttttttcctttcatAAGGACAATTTTCTTATGATAGGAAAAAAATAGTTTGGGAGGTCAGCTATGatacttataaaaattgtcataaagaaatatttaaagtacaatatataggtacattgtacacaacatacctaaataatagtgacaaaaatatttaacacaactttttgtttatacatataaaatttgtatattttcaatgtaagaCCTTACCGTAGGTGTTTGGTAAGCTTGGTATAAACTTAACTCTAGTATCAGAATGCAGTTCTAAGCAAGATAACATACTTTTATTGTCATAACTTCCTAGCACCAGTTGAGGGATCAAGGCTACCCCATGacattagatttatttatttagaaaaacatgcaaaattttacagcttaagccaatacattagaTCTGGAggacattatattatgtatctagtTCAAACAGCAACTACTTAATCACTGTattccaaatataaaaaaaaaaatcatgtactTTTAGTTAAAGTTGTCCTAATTTAGGATCAAAGTAGACAGATTTATAGCTTAGATCAAAATCAGATGTTATGATTGATTTTCTATTGCATTGATGGAATAATTAAATTcttgaagaataaaataatgattcagTTGGATGTGTTCTTggatattgtaatttgtaactaCTAGGTATTTATATTCTGTAATTTGTACCGCTTGAGGTGGATAATGTtagtttgttta from Spodoptera frugiperda isolate SF20-4 chromosome 11, AGI-APGP_CSIRO_Sfru_2.0, whole genome shotgun sequence encodes:
- the LOC118274605 gene encoding uncharacterized protein LOC118274605, which encodes MPPLMLAGDTVGQKRWHFNKLVADAVASKHYELTPIGDTDSDIDNLLKIEIACKARNVDYVIEVMKSKDMLYAATAIKKSTWLITDPQYAHIINPEYLHTQLKPYMTTKAFNKLMLHVRLNLKDESRVEAFYEHFKDTESGCKWLQNCSIPFIENVIKNERRVPVGQFRRLCKRSARFLLYYTRAESRWGTTKEEVLFLLKSHTEEVMNMIEDQKHNHIPSLGKKKTKIIMKKFPQKVLDNFDMYHGSLDLSVFVKYLPKSEIKTFLCKATQYTFNNMDTWRYFLNNMEQEERFKFVKKTLIDKNDFKILFAKDKQSFLEGINTYQWYEFLPFDVAFSELKNLIRKQNVPAKRFSILIVLISCARKSPEHIKSLLKYCYEQHINEPYKYKIQFVNALLSSVSAHEFDVETWNYLNQLFHSMEVYIESNNDVRQCLEAIILYNVLHDKPVPEIVEQKQSFNTFRNIRNRLNDEQKNKLFTYLLNSAWSKIKTENIENESILEVTLNELKNVLMLLKDWNKTFNDYPFILEKIQELMKMKEENKWTTDMSCLYNVNKLWRKFMFEESLSLSLCEETCLNALKHKPQLLTRHDKQIHTLRTDDAVSLRRVLAKLRVYWPDSLARHWTEAYMQSFNEPTGQGAVIKGVFRLSPVNQVIELGKKHAPTSFKINWSESNQAEISLQKNIAKHLHVARPPVPLDTVLSYAKGDYLQYAVPSLNTILLNLSEIESREYLPKLLDAPVSLQKFGIRQAFLKFEINDLITIVSNIWNTTKNPSIRSIIFLCTYDKICKIKNQFKEKCLWKLLSLFLDDKTFEKGVGIYKKLIDVDTIPSSLQGEFFMKGYSILSSSPHSPDKESYLNQLLQCTTRVMDRLDEDFVADKLLSPAGTKLCSYDSQYINSFACYVLCGNSQENQLLRFNRVLRPAMEEAFQRWDDNNSGSLYVKSQFERLLEYLGWYFIVYFSLNKIPVPTKLFAEILKTLQKGLPEVKNYVLITSWKFVTEYIQLIGEHETVLNAFKLSNFTISDFVESTDYVYMGEEPEKNWRNNHKKLSPFLGPKIVLFLEKDCEKYGPTIYNLFGSALKNMFKMLTFTSDSYIVDTLKYMLVDENFVASYLLVSLCLPQHCSSSLKSEALELREKLKSNPSKIAKLHYSDLPSSKSLLAWQ
- the LOC118274607 gene encoding uncharacterized protein LOC118274607, translated to MPPLTLEGDSLGEKRRHFNKLVADAVASKHYELTPIGDTDSDIDNLLKIEIACKARNVDYVIEVMKSKDMLYAATAIKKSTWLITDPQHAHIINPEYLHTQLKPYMTTKAFNKLMLHVRLNLKDESRVEAFYEHFKDTDSGCKWLQNCSIPFIENVIKNERCVPKLLFKRLCERSSNFIAYTTRVEVYPHDRGELVFFMLKSHTDDVLNILEDKTVSEFGMPEFGKKRTEFLLKTCPHRIFDNIKKYGSSIDTTMLIKHINKNEIKTFLHKHANELGYWWDVDKLKDFIRKMDEEERVDFIRKSFIDRTDMIFEKADMNWFESMIHSYQWYEFFPFDMAFTKIKNLIRKQNSPSERCAMLSVLVNSAKPNAEHIKTLLTYVFEKHINVPFKFKIKFINNLLSNVSTHELDEATWNILDQIFHSMDVYTDTENDVQLCLESIIVRKVLNDEAVPEVVEKKCTFNSFNINVKTLNEEQKKKLFTYVFESLIKKINHKTFENQSDIEETVNKLQNILMLLKDKNKILSDYPIVHEKIQELIKRKKEMKWTTDLSCLYNTKKSWRKYMFEESLSLSLSEETCLNALKHKPQLLTRHDKQIHTLRTDDAVSLRRVLAKLRVYWPDSLARHWTEAYMQSLNELTGQKAVIKGLFVLLTAKQVVELSKKYIPNDFSINWGDTDQTDIIMRKNIAKHLYIARPLVPLDTVLWYAKGDYLQYSVPSLNAMIPNLDVVESEEYLPKLLNAPVSLQKFGLHLAFRKFKPNELKSIFSNVWNSSNNSSIRGVVFEHTYNQICIVKHESTEKDLWQLLSMFIDNLSSEESAAIHKKLSEVAGVPVSIRGDYYMKSYEYLTSLPESADCKKYVNNLLSNAHIIMEFLDEDFVVNKLLSPAVSKYDALYEHQYVKSLACFILCGRNEENQVQRFKKIIPVIDDFFQNWDSIESDDSYQTGFDQFLSFMVNDFIDYFERKKLSFPIPAKVFAEILSKIENDLSVSENYDIFTSWKIVTTYVTLLNELICHETDNDCQYNDMRLFPSFGVAVTRHLKEDSDEYSPVVHHRFATAFEKALSMLRIHDDKMKLEILRHMLNDDDFVPAYLVVSKIMPKDPQDETKHLQTEILQKLKINPSPVVQVHFHNDFWIYPID